The following are encoded in a window of Lagenorhynchus albirostris chromosome 3, mLagAlb1.1, whole genome shotgun sequence genomic DNA:
- the SEMA6B gene encoding semaphorin-6B: MRTPRAPPPRPALLLLLLLLGGSHGLFPEEPPPLSVAPRDYLNHYPVFVGSGPGHLTPAEGTDDLNIQRVLRVNRTLFIGDRDNLYRVELEPPTSMELRYQRKLTWRSNPSDINVCRMKGKQEGECRNFVKVLLLRDESTLFVCGSNAFNPVCANYSMDTLQPLGDNISGMARCPYDPKHANVALFSEGMLFTATVTDFLAIDAVIYRSLGDRPTLRTVKHDSKWFKEPYFVHVVEWGSHIYFFFREIAMEFNYLEKVVVSRVARVCKNDVGGSPRVLEKQWTSFLKARLNCSVPGDSHFYFNVLRAVTGVVSLGGRPVVLAVFSTPSNSIPGSAVCAFDMTQVAAVFEGRFREQKSPESIWTPVPEDQVPRPRPGCCAAPGMQYNASSAFPDEILNFVKTHPLMDEAVPSLGHAPWIVRTLMRYQLTRVAVDVGAGPWGNQTVVFLGSEAGTVLKFLVWPNASASGTTGPSVFLEEFETYRPDRCGRSGGGETGQRLLSLELDAASGGLLAAFPRCVVRVPVARCQQYSGCMKNCIGSQDPYCGWAPDGSCIFLSPGTRANFEQDVSGASTSGLGDCTGLLGASLSEERAGLVSVNLLVTSSVAAFVVGAVVSGFSVGWYVGLRERRELARRKDKEAILAHGGGEAVLSVSRLGERRAGGPGGRAGGGGGPGVPPEALLAPLMQNGWAKATLLQGGSHDLDSGLLPTPEQTPLPQKRLPTPHPHALGPRAWEHGHTLLTASLSSSLLLLAPARAPEPPPAPGEPAPDARLFVARPGRASHGDFPLTPHASPDRRRVVSAPTGPSDPSSAADGLPRPWSPPPTGSLRRPGAHAPPAAALRRTHTINSGEARPRGRHARPGTDLAHLLSYGGPDRTAPPVP, translated from the exons GGACAACCTGTACCGGGTGGAGCTGGAGCCCCCCACGTCCATGGAGCTGCGGTACCAGCGG AAGCTGACCTGGCGCTCCAACCCCAGCGACATCAACGTGTGTCGGATGAAGGGCAAGCAGGAG GGCGAGTGTCGAAATTTTGTAAAGGTGCTTCTACTTCGGGACGAATCCACCCTCTTCGTGTGTGGTTCCAATGCCTTCAACCCCGTGTGTGCCAACTACAGC ATGGACACACTGCAGCCCCTCGGGGACAACATCAGTGGCATGGCCCGCTGCCCATACGACCCCAAACACGCCAATGTTGCCCTCTTCTCTG AAGGGATGCTCTTCACAGCCACCGTTACCGACTTCCTAGCCATCGACGCCGTCATCTACCGCAGCCTCGGGGACCGGCCCACTCTGCGCACCGTGAAACACGACTCCAAGTGGTTCAAAG AGCCCTACTTTGTCCACGTGGTGGAGTGGGGCAGCCACATCTACTTTTTCTTCCGGGAGATCGCAATGGAGTTTAACTACCTGGAAAAG GTGGTGGTGTCCCGTGTGGCCCGGGTGTGCAAGAATGACGTGGGCGGCTCCCCTCGCGTGCTGGAGAAGCAGTGGACGTCGTTCCTGAAGGCACGGCTCAACTGCTCGGTGCCAGGGGACTCCCACTTCTACTTCAACGTGCTGCGGGCCGTCACGGGCGTGGTCAGCCTGGGGGGCCGGCCCGTGGTCCTTGCTGTTTTCTCCACGCCCAGCAACAG CATCCCCGGCTCGGCCGTCTGCGCCTTTGACATGACACAGGTGGCTGCCGTGTTTGAGGGCCGCTTCCGTGAACAGAAGTCCCCTGAGTCCATCTGGACACCCGTGCCGGAGGACCAGGTGCCACGGCCCCG GCCCGGGTGCTGTGCAGCTCCCGGCATGCAGTACAATGCCTCCAGCGCCTTCCCGGACGAGATCCTCAACTTCGTCAAGACACACCCCCTGATGGACGAGGCAGTGCCCTCACTGGGCCACGCACCCTGGATTGTTCGGACTCTGATGCG GTACCAGCTGACGCGAGTGGCCGTGGACGTGGGCGCCGGCCCCTGGGGCAACCAGACTGTCGTCTTCCTGGGTTCTGAGGCGGGCACTGTCCTCAAGTTTCTTGTCTGGCCCAACGCCAGTGCCTCGGGCACCACCGGGCCCAGTGTCTTCCTGGAGGAGTTTGAGACTTACCGGCCAGACAG GTGTGGACGCTCTGGGGGTGGCGAGACAGGGCAGCGGCTGCTGAGCCTGGAGCTGGATGCGGCCTCGGGTGGCCTGCTGGCGGCCTTCCCCCGCTGTGTGGTCCGAGTGCCCGTGGCGCGCTGCCAGCAATACTCAGGATGCATGAA GAACTGTATTGGCAGTCAGGACCCCTACTGCGGCTGGGCCCCGGATGGCTCCTGCATCTTCCTCAGCCCCGGCACCAG AGCCAACTTTGAGCAAGACGTGTCCGGGGCCAGCACCTCAGGCTTAGGGGACTGCACAG GACTCCTAGGGGCCAGCCTCTCGGAGGAGCGCGCCGGGTTGGTGTCGGTGAACCTGCTGGTGACGTCGTCGGTGGCGGCCTTCGTGGTGGGCGCCGTGGTGTCCGGCTTCAGCGTGGGCTGGTACGTGGGGCTCCGCGAGCGGCGCGAGCTGGCCCGCCGCAAGGACAAGGAGGCCATCCTGGCGCACGGGGGCGGCGAGGCCGTGCTGAGCGTGAGCCGCCTGGGCGAGCGCCGGGCAGGCGGCCCcgggggccgggccgggggcggcggcgggcCCGGGGTTCCCCCCGAGGCCCTGCTGGCGCCCCTGATGCAGAACGGGTGGGCCAAGGCCACGCTGCTGCAGGGCGGCTCCCACGACCTGGACTCGGGGCTGCTGCCCACGCCCGAGCAGACGCCGCTGCCCCAGAAGCGCCTGCCCACCCCGCACCCGCACGCCCTGGGCCCCCGCGCCTGGGAGCACGGCCATACGCTGCTCACggcctccctctcatcctccctcctgctgctggCCCCTGCCCGCGCCCCCGAGCCGCCCCCCGCGCCCGGCGAGCCGGCCCCCGACGCCCGCCTCTTCGTCGCGCGGCCCGGCCGCGCCTCCCACGGCGACTTCCCGCTCACCCCCCACGCCAGCCCGGACCGCCGGCGGGTGGTGTCGGCGCCCACGGGCCCCTCGGACCCGAGCTCCGCCGCCGACGGCCTCCCTCGGCCCTGGAGCCCACCGCCCACCGGCAGCCTCCGGAGGCCGGGCGCGCAcgccccgcccgccgccgcgCTGCGCCGCACGCACACGATCAACAGCGGCGAGGCCCGGCCCCGCGGCCGCCACGCCCGGCCCGGCACGGACTTGGCCCACCTCCTCTCGTACGGGGGCCCGGACAGGACTGCGCCCCCCGTGCCCTAG
- the LRG1 gene encoding leucine-rich alpha-2-glycoprotein encodes MWVETSQWLVPLSPAQAGIRPPCQTKGTWMEKREAAMSSWSLERKQSPVGWDSHLSRILFLLLLSVVSAQGVTPNPDACLVSHSGNGSSISCQPPARLPHYFPADTVYLAVEFFNLTQLPANTLQGIPNLQELHLSSNQLEDLSAKFLLPVPQLKVLDLTRNALTRLPPGLFQVSAALHTLVLKENQLKVLEASWLHSLKALRHLDLSGNQLQTLPPGLLANFTDLLILDLGNNQLQTLPPDLLSGPLRLERLHLEGNRLQELGKGLLVHQPKLRYLFLNNNRLATVAAGAFRGLQKLDMLDLSNNLLSTVPKGLWMSLGKAAGNMKDGFDLSGNPWICDRKLDDLFEWLVANEGKMFFRNDTRCAGPKALKGQMLLVVARSP; translated from the exons ATGTGGGTGGAGACTTCCCAATGGCTGGTgcccctgtccccagcccaggCAGGTATAAGGCCACCTTGCCAGACCAAGGGAACCTGGATGGAAAAGAGAGAGGCCGCCATGTCCTCTTGGAGCCTAGAGCGAAAACAGAG CCCAGTAGGCTGGGACTCCCATCTTTCTAGAATCCTCTTCCTGCTGCTGTTATCTGTGGTCTCAGCCCAGGGGGTCACCCCAAATCCAGACGCCTGCCTGGTGTCCCACTCGGGTAACGGCAGCTCCATCTCCTGCCAACCACCTGCCAGACTCCCCCACTACTTCCCAGCTGACACCGTCTACCTGGCTGTGGAGTTCTTCAACCTGACTCAGCTGCCTGCCAACACCCTCCAGGGCATCCCTAACCTCCAGGAACTGCACCTTTCCAGCAACCAGCTGGAGGACCTCTCCGCCAAGTTCCTGCTGCCTGTGCCTCAGCTAAAGGTGCTTGATCTGACCCGCAACGCCCTGACCCGGCTGCCTCCTGGCCTCTTCCAGGTCTCAGCTGCCCTCCACACCCTGGTGCTGAAGGAAAACCAGCTGAAAGTTCTGGAGGCCTCGTGGCTGCACAGCCTGAAAGCCCTGCGGCATCTGGACCTATCCGGGAACCAGCTCCAGACGCTGCCCCCTGGGCTGCTGGCCAATTTCACCGACCTGCTCATCCTTGATCTTGGCAATAACCAGCTGCAGACTTTGCCCCCTGACCTTCTGAGCGGCCCCTTGAGGTTGGAACGGCTGCACCTCGAGGGCAATAGGTTGCAGGAGCTCGGAAAGGGCCTTCTGGTGCACCAGCCAAAACTGCGCTACCTCTTCCTGAACAACAACAGGCTGGCCACGGTGGCAGCTGGCGCCTTCCGAGGTCTGCAGAAGCTGGACATGCTGGACCTCTCCAACAACTTGCTGTCCACCGTGCCCAAGGGGCTCTGGATGTCCTTGGGGAAGGCTGCCGGAAACATGAAGGATGGCTTTGACCTCTCAGGTAATCCCTGGATCTGCGACCGGAAACTGGACGACCTCTTTGAGTGGCTGGTGGCCAACGAAGGCAAGATGTTCTTCCGCAATGACACACGCTGTGCTGGCCCTAAAGCCTTGAAGGGCCAAATGCTCCTAGTGGTGGCCAGGTCCCCTTga